The Candidatus Mycolicibacterium alkanivorans genome contains a region encoding:
- a CDS encoding D-alanine--D-alanine ligase family protein gives MTRIRVAVVYGGRSSEHAISCVSAGSILRNLDPVRFEVVAIGITPQGSWVLTDGRPETLAITDRQLPEVNGASGTALALTADPQRRGELVSLGHRAGEILTSVDVVFPILHGPYGEDGTIQGLLELAGVPYVGAGVFASAAGMDKEFTKKLLAADGLPIGDHVVLRPRQAAPTLDEIERLGFPMFVKPARGGSSIGVSRVMNADELPGAIAEARRHDPKVIIEAAVIGRELECGVLEFPDGSIDASTIGEIRVAGVRGREDGFYDFATKYLDDAAELDVPAKVDDDVADELRRLAIRAFNALDCQGLARVDFFLTEDGPVVNEINTMPGFTTISMYPRMWAASGMDYPTLVGTMVETALARGTGLR, from the coding sequence GTGACACGCATCCGCGTCGCCGTCGTCTACGGCGGCCGCAGCTCCGAGCACGCCATCTCCTGTGTGTCGGCCGGCAGCATCCTGCGCAATCTGGATCCCGTGCGGTTCGAGGTCGTCGCCATCGGCATCACCCCGCAGGGGTCCTGGGTGTTGACCGACGGCAGGCCGGAGACACTGGCCATCACCGACCGGCAGCTGCCGGAAGTCAACGGTGCATCGGGGACTGCGTTGGCGCTGACCGCCGACCCCCAGCGGCGCGGAGAGCTGGTGTCGCTGGGCCACCGGGCGGGGGAGATCCTGACATCCGTCGACGTCGTCTTCCCGATCCTGCACGGCCCCTACGGCGAGGACGGGACCATCCAGGGTCTGCTGGAGTTGGCCGGGGTGCCCTATGTGGGCGCCGGCGTGTTCGCCAGTGCCGCGGGCATGGACAAGGAATTCACCAAGAAGCTGCTCGCCGCCGACGGCCTTCCGATCGGCGATCATGTGGTGCTGCGGCCACGCCAAGCTGCCCCGACACTGGATGAGATTGAGCGCCTTGGTTTTCCGATGTTCGTCAAGCCCGCGCGCGGCGGCTCTTCGATCGGTGTCAGCCGGGTGATGAACGCCGACGAGTTGCCCGGCGCGATCGCCGAGGCCCGCCGTCACGACCCGAAGGTGATCATCGAGGCAGCCGTCATCGGCCGCGAGCTCGAATGTGGCGTGCTCGAATTCCCGGACGGCTCAATCGATGCCAGCACCATAGGGGAGATCCGGGTTGCCGGGGTGCGTGGCCGCGAGGACGGCTTCTACGACTTCGCCACCAAGTACCTCGACGACGCGGCCGAGCTCGACGTGCCCGCCAAGGTCGACGACGATGTCGCAGATGAACTGCGGCGCTTGGCAATCCGGGCATTCAACGCGCTGGACTGCCAGGGCTTGGCGCGGGTGGACTTCTTCCTCACCGAGGACGGCCCGGTGGTCAACGAGATCAACACGATGCCCGGTTTCACCACCATCTCGATGTATCCGCGGATGTGGGCCGCCAGTGGGATGGACTACCCGACGCTGGTGGGCACCATGGTTGAGACCGCCCTGGCCCGGGGCACCGGACTGCGTTAG
- the rpmB gene encoding 50S ribosomal protein L28 yields MAAVCEICGKGPGFGKSVSHSHRRTSRRWNPNIQTVHAVTRTGGNKQRVNVCTSCLKAGKVTRG; encoded by the coding sequence ATGGCTGCCGTGTGCGAGATCTGCGGAAAGGGCCCCGGCTTCGGCAAGTCGGTGTCGCATTCCCATCGCCGGACCAGCCGCCGGTGGAACCCGAACATTCAGACCGTCCATGCGGTGACCCGCACCGGCGGCAACAAGCAGCGCGTCAACGTCTGCACCTCCTGCCTGAAGGCAGGCAAGGTCACCCGCGGCTGA
- a CDS encoding aldo/keto reductase has product MTPAAAIPTVTLNDDRTIPVLGLGVAELSPEETETAVSSALQAGYRLIDTASAYGNEEAVGRAVAAAGVPREELFITTKLTTEDQGFQSSQDAIKASLERLGLDYVDLYLIHWPAEQNGRYIDAWGGIMRAQADGYAKSIGVSNFTPEHLSNIIDLSFFTPAVNQIELHPLLNQAALRAIHEQHSIVTEAFSPLGVGKLLENPAITDVAAAHGKSPAQVLIRWSLQLGNVVIPRSSNPARIAENIDVFDFELTAEQMDTISGLDDGTRFRPNPDTYTGT; this is encoded by the coding sequence ATGACACCGGCGGCCGCAATCCCCACCGTTACGCTCAACGACGACCGCACCATTCCCGTGCTTGGCCTCGGCGTCGCTGAGCTGTCGCCGGAGGAGACCGAAACCGCGGTCAGCAGTGCACTGCAGGCGGGCTACCGGCTGATCGACACCGCTTCGGCGTACGGCAACGAAGAGGCGGTCGGCCGGGCCGTCGCCGCGGCGGGGGTGCCGCGCGAGGAGCTGTTCATCACCACCAAGCTGACGACCGAGGACCAGGGCTTCCAGTCCTCCCAGGACGCCATCAAGGCCAGCCTCGAGCGGCTTGGCCTGGACTACGTGGACCTCTACCTCATCCACTGGCCGGCCGAGCAGAACGGTAGGTACATCGACGCGTGGGGCGGCATCATGCGGGCCCAGGCGGACGGCTACGCCAAGTCGATCGGCGTCTCCAACTTCACCCCGGAGCACCTGTCGAACATCATCGACCTGTCCTTCTTCACCCCCGCCGTCAACCAGATCGAGCTGCATCCGCTGCTCAACCAGGCCGCGCTTCGGGCCATTCACGAACAGCACTCGATCGTCACCGAGGCATTCAGCCCCCTCGGGGTCGGCAAGCTGCTGGAGAACCCGGCGATCACGGATGTGGCTGCTGCACATGGCAAGTCACCGGCGCAGGTGCTGATCCGGTGGAGCCTGCAGCTGGGCAACGTGGTGATCCCCCGCTCGTCGAACCCGGCGCGCATCGCCGAGAACATCGACGTCTTCGACTTCGAGCTGACCGCCGAGCAGATGGACACCATCAGCGGCCTCGACGACGGCACCCGATTCCGGCCGAACCCGGACACCTACACCGGGACCTGA
- a CDS encoding thiamine-phosphate kinase yields MDDREPTLRQLGEFPMIDRLVAGRRQPEGVIVGPGDDAAVVAAPDGRVVVTTDMLVEGRHFRLDWSAPRDVGRKAIAQNAADIESMGARTTAFVVAFGAPQDTPVGQVQELADGMWLEAGQFGAGIVGGDLVASPQWVISVTALGDLAGRSPVLRSGARAGSVIAVAGDLGRSAAGYALWHNEISGFDDIRSRHLVPRPPYRQGVAAARAGAQAMTDVSDGLLADLGHMATASGVVIDLFGAALRADVDAVAPAAAAAAADPWSMVFAGGEDHALAACFPDRVPDGWRVIGTVRQGPPAVVVDGQEWTGPAGWQSFD; encoded by the coding sequence GTGGACGACCGGGAGCCCACACTGCGCCAGCTGGGGGAGTTTCCGATGATCGACCGGCTGGTGGCGGGGCGCCGCCAGCCCGAAGGCGTGATCGTCGGCCCAGGTGACGACGCCGCCGTGGTGGCCGCACCCGATGGACGGGTCGTCGTGACCACCGACATGCTCGTCGAGGGACGTCACTTCCGGCTGGATTGGTCCGCACCACGGGATGTCGGGCGCAAGGCCATCGCGCAGAACGCCGCCGACATCGAATCGATGGGAGCACGGACCACCGCGTTTGTCGTCGCCTTCGGCGCCCCGCAGGACACCCCGGTCGGGCAGGTGCAGGAGCTGGCCGACGGAATGTGGTTGGAGGCCGGTCAATTCGGTGCCGGAATCGTCGGGGGTGACCTGGTCGCCAGCCCACAGTGGGTCATCTCGGTGACCGCACTGGGTGACCTCGCCGGCCGTAGCCCGGTGCTGCGCAGCGGTGCGCGAGCCGGCTCGGTGATCGCGGTCGCCGGCGATCTGGGGCGCTCTGCTGCCGGGTATGCGTTGTGGCACAACGAGATCAGCGGCTTCGACGACATCCGTTCTCGGCATCTGGTGCCTCGCCCACCGTACCGGCAGGGCGTCGCGGCCGCGCGGGCAGGCGCGCAGGCGATGACGGACGTGTCCGACGGGCTGCTCGCCGATCTCGGCCACATGGCGACGGCTTCGGGTGTGGTGATCGACCTTTTCGGTGCGGCGTTGCGCGCCGACGTCGACGCGGTGGCGCCCGCGGCCGCGGCCGCAGCCGCCGACCCGTGGTCGATGGTGTTCGCCGGCGGCGAAGATCACGCGTTGGCTGCCTGCTTCCCGGACCGGGTTCCGGACGGCTGGCGGGTGATCGGCACGGTGCGGCAGGGGCCGCCCGCAGTCGTGGTGGACGGCCAGGAGTGGACCGGCCCGGCGGGTTGGCAGTCCTTCGACTGA
- a CDS encoding DUF3515 domain-containing protein, with amino-acid sequence MPTDPAPAATEEPTSDGPPHAVLIAALVVAVAAVGVVLGLAATRRPADQPVAIASVPAPQAGSPECQRLLAALPGQLGDFRRAMALDPVPAGTAAWRAGTDGDAVILRCGLYRPAEFVLGVPIQIVNQVQWFRLDDPDTNRSTWVSVDRPVYVALTLPTGSGPTPIQTMSDLIARTMPPTAVKPGPAR; translated from the coding sequence ATGCCGACTGATCCCGCGCCCGCCGCAACCGAGGAACCGACGTCGGATGGTCCGCCCCACGCCGTCCTGATCGCCGCGCTGGTCGTGGCCGTGGCGGCCGTCGGTGTCGTACTGGGTCTCGCGGCGACGCGGCGTCCGGCGGACCAACCGGTGGCCATCGCGTCGGTGCCGGCCCCGCAGGCCGGCTCACCGGAGTGCCAACGTCTCCTGGCCGCCCTGCCGGGACAGCTGGGAGATTTCCGGCGGGCGATGGCACTGGACCCGGTACCGGCGGGCACGGCGGCGTGGCGGGCCGGCACCGACGGTGACGCGGTCATCCTGCGGTGCGGCCTGTACCGGCCGGCCGAGTTCGTCCTCGGCGTCCCCATCCAGATCGTCAACCAGGTGCAGTGGTTCCGGCTGGACGACCCCGACACCAACCGCAGCACCTGGGTCAGCGTCGACCGGCCGGTCTACGTCGCGCTGACCCTGCCGACGGGGTCGGGGCCGACACCGATCCAGACGATGTCGGATCTGATCGCGCGGACCATGCCGCCAACCGCGGTCAAGCCCGGACCGGCGCGCTAA
- a CDS encoding HNH endonuclease family protein has protein sequence MRRRSLIWLSAMTALAVIAAAQVTSTSGNPDSTVARADVPTVAPGSDVLAGIAVVPQRVRGYDYRRAAFGDPWDDDNNAPGGHNGCDTRDDILGRDLVDKTFVSTKRCPDAVASGILHDPYTSETIAFTRGAQVGAAVQIDHIVPLAYAWDMGARNWNDEMRLRFANDPANLLAVAGQANQDKGDQPPGTWMPPNHAFWCQYAMQFIAVLRGYGLPVDEPSAAELREAAATCPTG, from the coding sequence ATGAGGCGCCGCTCGCTGATCTGGCTGTCCGCGATGACCGCGCTGGCGGTGATCGCGGCCGCACAGGTGACGTCCACTTCCGGGAACCCCGACTCGACGGTGGCGCGGGCCGATGTGCCGACGGTCGCACCGGGTTCCGACGTGCTGGCCGGCATTGCGGTCGTACCGCAGCGGGTGCGGGGCTACGACTACCGGCGTGCGGCGTTCGGCGACCCGTGGGACGACGACAACAACGCTCCCGGCGGGCACAACGGATGCGACACCCGCGACGACATCCTGGGCCGCGATCTGGTCGACAAGACGTTCGTGTCGACCAAACGCTGCCCGGACGCGGTGGCCAGCGGCATCCTGCATGACCCGTACACCAGCGAGACGATCGCGTTCACGCGCGGCGCCCAGGTGGGTGCCGCGGTGCAGATCGACCACATCGTGCCGTTGGCGTACGCCTGGGACATGGGGGCGCGCAACTGGAATGACGAAATGCGACTCCGGTTCGCCAACGATCCGGCAAACCTGCTGGCGGTCGCGGGCCAGGCCAACCAGGACAAGGGCGATCAACCGCCGGGCACCTGGATGCCGCCCAACCACGCGTTCTGGTGCCAGTACGCGATGCAGTTCATCGCCGTCCTGCGCGGCTACGGCCTGCCGGTGGACGAGCCGTCGGCGGCCGAACTGCGCGAGGCGGCGGCTACCTGTCCGACCGGCTGA
- a CDS encoding Lrp/AsnC ligand binding domain-containing protein — protein MAEAYMLIQTEVGRAEVVAKQVAALPGVLSSEYVTGPYDVVVRIGGNNAEDLAANIAPSVQQVTGITRTLTCPIADAD, from the coding sequence GTGGCTGAGGCCTACATGCTGATCCAGACCGAGGTGGGCCGCGCCGAGGTCGTCGCCAAGCAGGTCGCCGCGCTGCCCGGCGTGCTGTCGTCGGAGTACGTCACCGGCCCCTACGACGTCGTGGTCCGCATCGGCGGAAACAACGCCGAGGACCTCGCCGCCAACATCGCCCCCAGCGTTCAGCAGGTCACCGGCATCACCCGCACATTGACGTGCCCTATCGCCGATGCCGACTGA
- a CDS encoding uracil-DNA glycosylase: protein MTTTARPLTELVEDGWARALAPVADQVTRMGQFLRTEIAEGRRYLPAGPNVLRAFTYPFEAVRVLIVGQDPYPTPGHAVGLSFSVAPDVRPLPRSLANIFAEYSADLGYPEPADGDLTPWPQRGVMLLNRVLTVQPGTPASHRGKGWEAVTECAIRALAARDEPMVAILWGRDASTLKPMLEGSRCAAIESPHPSPLSASRGFFGSRPFSRANELLVGMGGEPIDWRLP, encoded by the coding sequence GTGACGACGACCGCCCGACCGCTGACCGAACTCGTCGAAGACGGCTGGGCGCGGGCACTGGCGCCGGTGGCCGACCAGGTGACCCGAATGGGTCAGTTCCTGCGCACCGAGATCGCCGAAGGGCGGCGCTATCTGCCGGCAGGCCCGAACGTGCTGCGCGCCTTCACCTATCCGTTCGAGGCGGTACGGGTCCTCATCGTCGGGCAGGACCCGTACCCGACACCGGGCCACGCGGTCGGACTGAGCTTCTCGGTGGCACCCGACGTGCGACCGCTGCCGCGCAGCCTGGCCAACATCTTCGCCGAGTACTCCGCTGACCTCGGCTACCCAGAGCCGGCCGACGGCGACCTGACGCCGTGGCCGCAGCGGGGCGTGATGCTGCTCAACAGAGTGCTGACCGTGCAGCCGGGAACGCCGGCCTCGCATCGCGGCAAGGGATGGGAGGCCGTCACCGAGTGCGCCATCCGGGCGCTCGCCGCGCGCGACGAGCCCATGGTGGCGATCTTGTGGGGACGCGACGCGTCGACTCTCAAGCCGATGCTGGAGGGCAGCAGATGCGCGGCCATCGAGTCGCCGCATCCGTCGCCGCTGTCGGCGTCACGGGGTTTCTTCGGCTCGCGGCCGTTCAGCCGCGCCAACGAGCTGCTGGTCGGCATGGGCGGCGAACCGATCGACTGGCGGCTGCCCTAG
- the recG gene encoding ATP-dependent DNA helicase RecG: MVSLTDRLDAVVGGKAAGLLDEVFGIRTVDDLLRHYPRKYIHGMSAWGEDEAPPEEGEHVTFFDEIEKAEVRWTNRQPKREYLVITLKNRRPRVTATFFNAKYLKKDLVEGVQLMLSGEVGYFRGNMQLTHPEFLVPRSPTGRTFGSKSLKAIAGTSTSEAGEPAMAAFARDFFPIYPASSKLQSWDIYACVRQVLAVLDPVTDPLPESVVRQRGLISEDEALRAVHLAEKESEREAARERLTFDEAVGMQWALAARRHGELSESAPQAPPRGDGLVPALMKRLPFELTAGQHEVLEVIFGELSATKPMNRLLQGEVGSGKTIVSVLAMLQMVYSGYQCALLAPTEVLAAQHARSIRDVLGPLAMAGQLGGAEGATRVALLTGSMSAAQKRQVRDEVAAGEAGIVIGTHALLQDAVEFANLGFVVVDEQHRFGVEQRDRLRAKAPDGLNPHLLVMTATPIPRTVALTVYGDLETSTLRELPRGRQPIATNTIFIKDKPQWLDRAWQRIAEEVAAGRQAYVVASRIDEDDTTGGEQNGPPATTVAQLHEHLRHGPLAGLRLGLMHGRLPADEKDTVMAAFRAREIDVLVCTTVIEVGVDVPNATVMFVMDADRFGISQLHQLRGRIGRGEHPSLCLLATKLPDGSKVGERLKAVASTLDGFALAELDLQERREGDVLGLNQSGRPITLRFLSLLEHEDVIVDARKLCESLYAANPGDRGMAVLAGQFTGTDRIDYLDKA; encoded by the coding sequence GTGGTCAGCCTCACCGACCGACTCGACGCCGTCGTGGGTGGGAAAGCCGCCGGCCTGCTCGACGAGGTGTTCGGAATCCGCACCGTCGATGACCTGTTGCGGCACTATCCGCGCAAGTACATCCACGGGATGTCGGCCTGGGGTGAGGACGAAGCGCCGCCGGAAGAGGGTGAGCACGTCACGTTCTTCGACGAAATCGAGAAGGCCGAGGTCCGCTGGACCAACCGTCAGCCCAAGCGGGAGTATCTCGTCATCACGCTCAAGAATCGGCGGCCCAGGGTCACCGCCACCTTCTTCAACGCCAAGTATCTCAAGAAGGACTTGGTGGAGGGCGTCCAGCTGATGCTGTCCGGAGAGGTCGGCTACTTCCGTGGGAACATGCAGCTGACCCACCCCGAATTCCTGGTGCCGCGCTCTCCGACGGGTCGCACGTTCGGCAGCAAGTCACTCAAGGCGATCGCCGGCACGTCGACGTCCGAGGCCGGCGAGCCGGCGATGGCGGCCTTCGCGCGCGACTTCTTCCCGATCTACCCGGCCAGCTCCAAGCTGCAGAGCTGGGACATCTATGCCTGTGTGCGCCAAGTGCTCGCCGTGCTCGATCCCGTCACCGATCCGCTGCCGGAAAGCGTTGTGCGCCAACGAGGTTTAATTTCGGAGGACGAGGCGCTGCGCGCCGTCCACCTGGCCGAGAAGGAGTCCGAGCGGGAGGCCGCACGCGAGCGGCTGACGTTCGACGAGGCCGTCGGGATGCAGTGGGCGCTGGCTGCGCGCCGTCATGGCGAGCTGTCCGAGTCCGCGCCGCAAGCGCCGCCTCGCGGCGACGGGTTGGTGCCCGCGTTGATGAAGCGGCTGCCCTTCGAGTTGACCGCCGGACAGCACGAGGTACTCGAGGTGATCTTCGGCGAGCTGTCCGCGACCAAGCCGATGAACCGGCTGCTGCAGGGCGAGGTGGGCTCCGGCAAGACCATCGTGTCGGTGCTGGCGATGCTGCAGATGGTCTACTCCGGCTACCAATGCGCGCTACTGGCGCCGACGGAAGTCCTTGCCGCCCAACACGCCCGGTCCATCCGTGACGTTCTGGGACCGCTGGCGATGGCCGGCCAACTCGGCGGAGCGGAGGGCGCGACGCGGGTCGCGCTGCTGACCGGGTCGATGTCGGCGGCCCAGAAGCGTCAGGTCCGCGACGAGGTGGCGGCGGGGGAGGCGGGCATCGTCATCGGTACCCATGCGCTGCTCCAGGATGCCGTCGAGTTCGCCAATCTCGGCTTCGTGGTGGTCGACGAGCAGCACAGGTTCGGTGTCGAGCAGCGAGACCGCCTGCGCGCCAAGGCTCCTGACGGTCTCAACCCGCATCTGCTGGTGATGACGGCGACGCCCATTCCGCGCACGGTGGCGCTGACGGTGTACGGCGACCTGGAAACCTCGACGCTGCGTGAACTTCCGCGCGGCCGCCAGCCGATCGCCACCAACACGATCTTCATCAAGGACAAGCCGCAGTGGCTTGACCGGGCGTGGCAGCGGATCGCCGAGGAGGTCGCAGCCGGGCGGCAGGCGTACGTGGTGGCCTCCCGCATCGACGAGGACGACACGACCGGCGGCGAACAAAACGGCCCTCCCGCAACCACTGTCGCCCAGCTTCACGAACACCTCAGACACGGCCCGCTGGCCGGGTTGCGGCTGGGCCTGATGCACGGCCGGCTGCCGGCCGACGAGAAGGACACGGTGATGGCGGCGTTCCGGGCCCGCGAGATCGACGTCCTGGTGTGCACCACCGTCATCGAGGTGGGCGTCGACGTGCCGAACGCGACGGTGATGTTCGTGATGGACGCCGACCGGTTCGGCATCAGTCAGCTGCACCAACTGCGCGGCCGCATCGGCCGCGGTGAGCATCCGAGCCTGTGCCTGCTGGCGACGAAGCTGCCAGACGGCTCGAAGGTGGGGGAGCGGCTCAAGGCGGTTGCCTCCACACTGGACGGTTTCGCCCTGGCCGAGCTGGATCTCCAGGAGCGCCGTGAGGGAGATGTGTTGGGGCTCAACCAGTCTGGACGTCCGATCACGCTGCGGTTCCTGTCGCTCCTCGAACACGAGGACGTCATCGTCGATGCCCGAAAGTTGTGCGAGTCGCTTTACGCCGCTAACCCGGGCGATCGCGGAATGGCCGTGCTGGCCGGGCAGTTCACCGGCACCGACCGCATCGACTATCTGGACAAGGCATGA
- a CDS encoding vitamin K epoxide reductase family protein, with amino-acid sequence MSVATPAPVEPSQSTAAGLGGVAVRPPTAWWVLIAGVIGFVASATLAIEKIEMLKNPAYVPTCSINPVLSCGSVMVTPQASVFGFPNPLMGIAGFAVVIVTGVLAVTKVRLPHWYWVGLLIGTGLGVVFVHWLIYQTLYVIGALCPYCMVVWSVTIPLFVVVASAALRPLAGNPVARVLYTLRWSLVVLWFTAVILMILVRFWNYWSTLI; translated from the coding sequence GTGAGCGTCGCGACACCGGCTCCGGTCGAGCCGTCGCAGTCCACCGCGGCGGGCCTCGGCGGTGTCGCGGTGCGACCCCCCACCGCGTGGTGGGTGCTGATCGCCGGTGTCATCGGCTTCGTGGCGTCGGCCACGCTGGCGATCGAGAAGATCGAGATGCTGAAGAACCCGGCCTACGTGCCGACCTGCAGCATCAACCCCGTCCTGTCCTGCGGGTCGGTGATGGTGACCCCCCAGGCGTCGGTGTTCGGTTTTCCCAACCCGCTGATGGGGATCGCCGGCTTCGCCGTGGTGATCGTGACCGGCGTGCTGGCTGTGACGAAAGTTCGCCTGCCGCATTGGTATTGGGTCGGCCTGCTGATCGGCACCGGTCTCGGTGTGGTGTTCGTGCACTGGCTGATCTACCAGACGCTCTACGTCATCGGCGCGCTGTGCCCGTACTGCATGGTGGTCTGGTCGGTGACCATCCCGCTGTTCGTGGTGGTGGCCTCGGCCGCGCTGCGCCCGCTGGCGGGCAATCCGGTGGCCCGTGTGCTCTACACCTTGCGGTGGTCGCTCGTGGTGCTGTGGTTCACCGCGGTGATCCTGATGATCCTCGTGCGGTTCTGGAACTACTGGTCGACGCTCATCTAG
- a CDS encoding DAK2 domain-containing protein, whose amino-acid sequence MLDRRLDASALRDWARTAVSDLITHTDEIDRLNVFPVADSDTGTNMLFTMRSALAEAKSAAGSGDVTAVAAALSEGALHGARGNSGVILSQILRGLADVTASADVDTQGALADIDAALLGAALRHAVGLVVSSMGGEQIDGTIVSVLHAAAEAVEHWAADGAGLAEAVAAGADAAAEALERTPEQLAVLAEAGVVDAGGRGLLVLIDALSATVCGHAPPRRAYEPAPRPLDVNPPEPAPPQFEVMYLLDECDATALERLRTRLAELGDSVAIAASGAGLRSPAERRHEAADRYSVHVHTDNAGAAVEAGLAAGALSRIQISVLNTGRLSPGSWTRERAVLAVVDGDGAEELFRREGASVLRPDAESTDPSNGVSARQLLRALVDTGAAQVMVLPDGYVAAEELVAGCTAGIGWGIDVVALPAGSMVQGLAALAVHDPGRQAVDDGYTMARAAAGARHGSVRLATEQALTWAGTCEPGDGLGIAGDEVLVVGKDVAAAAAGLIDLLLVAGGELVTVLIGEGVDPDIAETLAEHVHWHHPGIELAAYPTGHRGDALLIGVE is encoded by the coding sequence ATGCTCGACCGGCGGCTTGACGCATCGGCGCTCCGCGACTGGGCGCGCACCGCCGTCAGTGACCTGATCACCCACACCGACGAGATCGACCGGCTCAACGTGTTCCCGGTGGCCGATTCCGACACCGGAACCAACATGCTGTTCACCATGCGCTCGGCGCTGGCCGAGGCCAAGTCGGCCGCCGGATCCGGCGACGTCACCGCGGTGGCCGCCGCACTGTCAGAAGGGGCGCTACACGGCGCGCGCGGCAACTCCGGGGTCATCCTGTCGCAAATCCTGCGTGGCCTGGCCGACGTGACCGCCTCGGCCGACGTCGACACCCAGGGAGCGCTGGCCGACATCGACGCGGCTCTGCTCGGTGCGGCACTGCGGCACGCCGTCGGCCTGGTGGTGTCCTCGATGGGCGGCGAGCAGATCGACGGGACCATCGTTTCGGTGCTGCACGCCGCCGCCGAGGCGGTCGAGCACTGGGCCGCCGACGGGGCCGGTCTGGCCGAGGCCGTGGCCGCCGGCGCGGACGCGGCGGCGGAGGCACTCGAGCGCACCCCGGAGCAGCTCGCCGTTCTGGCCGAGGCCGGGGTGGTTGACGCGGGCGGTCGCGGCCTGCTGGTCCTCATCGACGCACTCAGCGCCACCGTCTGCGGCCACGCCCCGCCACGGCGCGCCTACGAACCGGCGCCCCGCCCCCTCGACGTCAACCCGCCCGAACCCGCACCGCCGCAGTTCGAGGTGATGTATCTGCTCGACGAATGCGACGCCACCGCGCTCGAGCGGCTGCGCACCCGCTTGGCGGAGCTCGGTGATTCGGTCGCCATCGCGGCCTCCGGCGCAGGCCTGAGATCGCCGGCCGAGCGGCGCCACGAGGCCGCCGACCGCTACTCGGTGCACGTGCACACCGACAACGCCGGCGCGGCCGTGGAGGCGGGGCTGGCCGCCGGTGCGCTGAGCCGCATCCAGATCTCGGTGCTCAACACCGGCCGACTCTCGCCGGGCAGCTGGACCAGGGAGCGTGCCGTGCTCGCCGTCGTCGACGGCGACGGCGCCGAGGAACTGTTCCGTCGGGAGGGCGCCTCGGTGCTGCGGCCGGACGCCGAATCGACCGATCCGTCCAACGGGGTCAGTGCCCGCCAACTGCTGCGCGCCCTGGTCGACACCGGTGCCGCCCAGGTCATGGTCCTACCCGACGGCTACGTGGCCGCTGAAGAACTGGTGGCCGGCTGCACCGCCGGGATCGGATGGGGCATCGACGTCGTCGCCCTGCCCGCGGGCTCGATGGTGCAGGGCCTGGCGGCGCTGGCCGTCCACGACCCGGGCCGCCAAGCCGTCGACGACGGCTACACCATGGCGCGCGCGGCGGCCGGAGCCCGGCACGGATCGGTACGCCTGGCCACCGAGCAGGCGCTGACCTGGGCCGGCACCTGCGAACCCGGCGACGGACTGGGAATCGCCGGCGACGAGGTGCTGGTCGTCGGCAAGGACGTCGCCGCCGCGGCCGCCGGGCTGATCGACCTGCTGCTGGTGGCCGGCGGAGAACTGGTCACGGTGCTGATCGGTGAGGGTGTGGACCCCGACATCGCCGAAACCCTGGCCGAGCACGTCCACTGGCACCACCCCGGCATCGAGCTCGCCGCCTACCCGACCGGCCATCGCGGCGACGCGCTGCTGATCGGGGTGGAGTAA